The following coding sequences lie in one Flagellimonas eckloniae genomic window:
- the pfkA gene encoding 6-phosphofructokinase has product MASEIKKIGVFTSGGDSPGMNSAIRSVVRTCAYLKIECVGIYRGYEGMIDGDFKPMDARSVNNIINKGGTILKSARCEEFRTPEGRKKAHEQLKKAKIDAFVVIGGNGSFAGALAFNEEFNFPIMGIPGTIDNDILGSSYTIGFDTAINTVVDVIDKIRDTASSHNRLFFVEVMGRDVGHIALNAGVGAGAEEILIPEQNLGLERLLDSLKRSKKSGKSSSIVIVAEGDKIGKNVFELKEYVEEHLPIYDVRVSVLGHMQRGGNPTCFDRVLASRMGVKAVESLLEGKSNYMVGIRDTKLILTPISEAIKAHTEVDKELIRVSDIMTT; this is encoded by the coding sequence ATGGCTTCAGAAATTAAGAAAATAGGGGTGTTTACATCTGGGGGAGACTCTCCCGGAATGAACTCTGCCATTCGTTCCGTAGTTCGCACTTGTGCATATCTTAAAATAGAATGTGTTGGTATTTACAGAGGATATGAAGGAATGATAGATGGTGATTTTAAACCCATGGACGCCCGTAGCGTAAATAACATTATTAATAAAGGCGGCACTATACTGAAATCTGCCAGGTGCGAAGAATTTAGAACTCCAGAAGGCCGGAAAAAGGCACATGAACAACTTAAAAAAGCTAAGATTGATGCTTTTGTTGTAATTGGCGGTAATGGAAGTTTTGCAGGAGCTTTGGCCTTTAATGAAGAATTCAATTTTCCTATAATGGGAATTCCGGGAACCATAGATAATGATATTTTAGGTTCCAGTTATACCATTGGTTTTGATACTGCCATAAACACTGTTGTAGATGTTATAGATAAGATTAGGGATACGGCAAGTTCACATAACAGATTGTTTTTTGTTGAAGTTATGGGAAGGGATGTAGGACATATCGCATTGAACGCTGGTGTTGGAGCAGGGGCGGAAGAGATTTTGATTCCAGAGCAGAATCTAGGTTTGGAACGTTTGTTGGATTCCTTGAAAAGAAGCAAGAAATCAGGTAAATCTTCCAGTATAGTTATTGTTGCAGAAGGTGATAAGATTGGGAAAAATGTTTTTGAACTGAAGGAATATGTTGAAGAACATTTACCCATATATGATGTTAGGGTATCTGTATTGGGACATATGCAGCGAGGAGGAAATCCAACCTGTTTTGATAGGGTATTGGCAAGTAGAATGGGAGTGAAAGCAGTTGAAAGTCTTTTAGAGGGAAAATCAAACTATATGGTAGGTATAAGGGACACCAAACTTATTCTTACGCCAATTAGTGAAGCAATTAAAGCACATACAGAAGTTGATAAGGAACTTATACGGGTTTCCGATATCATGACAACATAA
- a CDS encoding translocation/assembly module TamB domain-containing protein encodes MVLGSLILSIPAVQTRMAKYATKTINEEFGTNIFIDRLSLSLFNLNTGIKGIYVEDYKKDTLAYIQKLSTSILNLRNMANGEMKFGDIEIDGLFFNLKTYEGERDTNLDIFVDKLDDGKPRAPGTLPFFMSSDEIQISEGRFKLSDENDEAEEILNFTDLSILATDFQILGPEVTLGVENLSFLSERGIRLENLSTDFKYTKQQMRFDSLRIKTKESALKGGLVFNYNREDFSDFLNKVKVDAAFTESTVALNDINRFYNEFGGSKEVLFSGKMSGVLNGLSVDELFVQTENTGIRGDFEFDNMFSDQAPFIMRGEINNITSSYYQLRSLLPNLLGKNIPSSVQKLGQFTIRGDAEVTETSLDVQINLNTAIGNSYTDLQMTNIQTIDDASYRGFISLIDFDLGSFIENKQLGKASLDVNVEGKGFIAEYLNTEVIGEVYKLEFNDYEYNNLKVSGILKEKLFDGNLVSRDENIQFDFKGLADFGENSNNFNFIASVAHADLKKLNFINDSISIFKGDLNMDITGNTLDNIEGQIRFSSTTYQNINQTYYFDDFAVSSSFDQDTVRTIDINSPDIITGYVKGKFKIGEIGKLVQNSVGSIYTNYKPFEISDGQELSFNFKIYNKIVDVFFPEVTFDANTFIRGNIVSDEGDFKLTFKSPSIKAYGNDFDNIELKIDNKNPLFNTFVSVEDMSTVYYDVKDFSLINTTLKDTLFFRTEFTGGSGFDDSYNLNFYHTFNKENKSVIGLKKSDVNFKGNTWILNKDGNDKNKVIVNRTLDSIRIEEVVMDNNNEEQIRLRGELADSTYKDLALQFKIVSLNKITPVIDSLKLEGSVNGFLNILQKDGKYLPTSSLNVEDFSVNNMRLGDLEIGIFGNNDLTQFGVSTWLNDNGQEKLSINGNVSNVNNNRQLDLSANFTGLALEPFSPLGDGVISNIRGSVDGYAKITGKVSNPSINGALSLSDAGIGIPYLNVDYDFAPYSRVRLFDQTFYFENIGLSDVTEGTTATLDGTINHTAFDDWSLDLDLDTNNDRFMILNTEFDEESLYYGTGFINGTGSIYGPIDALTIAVDASTARGTSLKIPLSDVTSVGDYSFINFIEKGTSESFREERVLQDYQGLEMAFDLAVTPQAEVEIVVDQSTGSSLKGTGEGILLIEINTNGKFNMYGEFVAVTGEYNFKYGGVIDKKFQVRPGGTILWERDPLAAQLNLEAVYALNANPAPLLDSQEYSARIPTEVVVRLDGELESPNINFDIDFPGTNSVVQSELEYRLQDPTVKERNAFFLLAQGTFVNEQSGINQQAVTGNLIQTASGLLNQILDSGSDKFNLGLSYEQGYLDTSADIRTEDRIGVTVSTQISDRILVNGRVGVPVGGVSESVVAGDVEVQVLLNEEGTLSAKIFNRENQIQQFLAERQGYTQGVGLSYKVDFNSFKELMQKIFQKQQKQSTPLEQKQSKEIMGKDSLIRFTPKENTTKGILN; translated from the coding sequence ATGGTATTGGGCTCTTTAATACTTTCAATTCCGGCAGTACAGACCAGGATGGCCAAATATGCCACAAAAACCATTAATGAGGAATTTGGCACGAATATTTTCATAGATCGCCTTAGCCTGTCCCTGTTCAATTTAAATACCGGAATAAAGGGTATTTATGTAGAAGATTATAAAAAGGATACGCTGGCCTACATCCAAAAACTGTCCACCTCTATCTTAAACTTAAGGAATATGGCCAATGGTGAAATGAAGTTTGGCGATATTGAGATTGATGGACTTTTTTTTAATTTGAAAACCTACGAGGGCGAAAGGGACACCAATCTGGATATTTTTGTAGATAAATTGGATGATGGAAAACCGAGGGCGCCCGGAACCCTTCCTTTTTTTATGTCTTCGGATGAAATTCAGATTTCAGAAGGAAGATTCAAACTTTCCGATGAGAACGATGAAGCAGAGGAAATACTGAACTTTACGGATTTGAGTATACTGGCAACCGATTTTCAAATTTTGGGGCCTGAGGTTACCCTTGGGGTTGAAAATTTATCATTCTTGAGTGAAAGAGGTATCCGATTAGAAAATCTTTCAACAGACTTTAAGTATACCAAACAACAAATGCGTTTTGATTCCTTACGAATCAAAACCAAAGAATCGGCACTCAAAGGTGGTTTGGTTTTTAATTATAATAGGGAAGATTTTTCGGATTTTTTGAACAAAGTAAAAGTTGACGCTGCATTTACTGAATCCACAGTTGCTCTAAATGATATCAATAGATTCTACAATGAATTTGGTGGGAGCAAGGAAGTTTTGTTTTCTGGAAAAATGAGTGGGGTGCTTAATGGACTAAGTGTTGATGAGTTATTTGTTCAGACTGAAAATACAGGTATACGGGGGGATTTTGAGTTTGATAATATGTTCAGCGACCAAGCTCCTTTTATTATGCGTGGCGAAATCAACAATATTACCTCTAGCTATTATCAGCTAAGATCATTGTTGCCCAATCTTCTTGGGAAGAATATTCCGTCTTCTGTTCAAAAGCTGGGTCAGTTTACAATTCGCGGAGATGCCGAGGTTACAGAGACTTCATTGGATGTCCAAATAAATTTGAATACTGCAATTGGCAATAGTTATACTGATTTGCAGATGACCAATATTCAAACCATCGATGATGCATCGTACAGAGGGTTTATATCTCTTATTGATTTTGATTTGGGAAGTTTTATCGAGAATAAACAATTGGGAAAGGCTAGTTTGGATGTAAATGTTGAAGGAAAAGGTTTTATAGCGGAATACCTGAATACAGAGGTAATAGGAGAGGTTTATAAGCTAGAATTTAACGATTATGAATACAACAATCTCAAAGTTTCGGGAATTCTAAAAGAAAAACTGTTTGATGGGAATCTGGTAAGCAGGGATGAAAATATTCAGTTTGATTTTAAGGGATTGGCAGATTTTGGAGAGAATTCCAATAATTTCAATTTTATTGCTTCCGTTGCCCATGCGGATTTAAAAAAGCTGAATTTCATTAATGACAGTATTTCCATTTTTAAAGGCGATTTAAATATGGATATTACGGGAAATACCTTGGACAATATCGAAGGACAAATACGATTTTCAAGCACTACCTATCAAAACATAAATCAAACCTACTATTTTGATGATTTCGCGGTTTCCTCATCATTTGACCAAGATACTGTAAGAACAATAGATATAAATTCCCCAGATATTATCACTGGCTATGTAAAAGGAAAGTTTAAGATTGGAGAAATTGGTAAGTTGGTGCAAAACTCCGTAGGAAGCATTTATACCAATTACAAGCCCTTTGAAATTTCAGATGGTCAAGAACTTAGTTTTAATTTCAAGATTTACAATAAAATTGTAGATGTATTTTTTCCAGAGGTAACTTTTGATGCAAATACCTTTATACGGGGAAATATTGTTTCGGACGAGGGCGATTTCAAACTTACGTTTAAATCTCCAAGTATTAAAGCCTATGGAAATGACTTTGATAATATTGAACTTAAAATCGATAACAAAAATCCTCTATTCAATACATTCGTATCAGTAGAAGATATGTCCACGGTGTATTATGATGTTAAAGATTTCAGTCTTATCAATACCACATTGAAGGACACACTTTTCTTTAGAACCGAGTTTACCGGAGGAAGTGGGTTTGATGATAGTTATAACCTAAATTTCTATCATACATTCAACAAAGAAAACAAATCGGTCATTGGATTAAAAAAGTCCGATGTGAATTTCAAAGGAAACACCTGGATCTTGAATAAAGATGGAAATGACAAGAACAAAGTCATTGTTAACAGAACTCTAGATAGCATTCGGATAGAGGAAGTTGTTATGGACAACAATAATGAAGAACAAATAAGACTGCGGGGAGAATTGGCAGATTCTACATATAAAGACCTCGCGCTTCAGTTCAAAATTGTTTCCTTAAATAAAATAACTCCTGTAATAGATAGTCTTAAACTGGAGGGTTCTGTGAATGGTTTCCTCAATATTCTACAAAAAGATGGAAAATATCTCCCCACTTCTAGTCTAAATGTTGAAGACTTTAGTGTGAACAACATGCGGTTGGGAGATCTTGAAATAGGTATTTTTGGAAATAACGACCTTACCCAGTTTGGTGTGAGCACATGGTTAAATGACAATGGTCAAGAGAAATTGAGCATAAATGGAAATGTATCCAATGTAAATAACAACAGACAACTTGATTTATCCGCAAACTTTACAGGCCTTGCATTAGAACCATTCAGTCCCTTGGGAGATGGTGTCATTTCAAACATAAGGGGAAGTGTTGATGGATATGCCAAAATAACTGGAAAGGTTTCCAACCCTTCAATAAATGGGGCACTAAGTTTAAGCGATGCAGGAATTGGCATTCCCTATCTTAACGTGGATTATGATTTTGCCCCATATTCACGTGTTCGTCTTTTTGATCAAACATTCTATTTTGAGAATATTGGTTTGTCCGATGTAACCGAAGGCACCACAGCAACCCTAGATGGAACAATTAACCATACAGCTTTTGATGATTGGTCCCTTGATCTGGATTTGGATACCAACAATGACCGTTTTATGATTTTGAATACGGAGTTTGATGAAGAATCCTTGTACTATGGCACTGGTTTTATAAATGGAACAGGGAGTATTTATGGCCCGATAGATGCACTTACCATTGCCGTGGACGCAAGTACGGCCAGAGGTACATCATTAAAGATTCCTCTAAGTGATGTGACCAGCGTTGGAGACTATTCCTTTATAAATTTTATTGAAAAAGGCACTTCGGAATCATTTAGGGAAGAACGCGTGCTTCAAGATTATCAAGGCTTGGAAATGGCCTTTGATTTGGCAGTGACCCCACAGGCCGAAGTTGAAATAGTGGTTGACCAGAGCACCGGAAGTTCATTAAAAGGTACTGGTGAAGGTATTCTTTTAATAGAAATCAATACAAACGGTAAGTTTAACATGTATGGGGAATTTGTCGCAGTTACTGGAGAATACAATTTTAAATATGGGGGTGTAATCGATAAAAAATTTCAGGTTCGCCCAGGGGGAACCATTCTTTGGGAACGGGACCCATTGGCAGCACAACTTAATTTGGAAGCAGTATATGCTTTAAACGCTAACCCTGCACCCCTTTTGGATAGCCAAGAGTATAGTGCAAGAATACCAACAGAGGTTGTTGTACGTTTAGATGGTGAACTGGAAAGCCCTAATATTAATTTTGACATTGATTTTCCAGGAACCAATTCGGTTGTGCAATCAGAGTTGGAGTATAGACTACAAGATCCAACTGTAAAAGAACGGAATGCCTTCTTCCTTTTGGCACAAGGAACTTTTGTAAATGAACAGTCCGGAATAAACCAACAGGCAGTAACGGGAAACCTTATTCAAACAGCTTCCGGATTACTCAACCAAATTTTAGATAGTGGCAGTGATAAGTTCAATCTTGGGCTTTCCTATGAACAAGGATATTTGGATACCAGTGCTGATATTCGTACCGAGGACAGAATTGGTGTAACGGTATCAACCCAGATATCTGATAGAATCCTGGTAAATGGAAGGGTAGGAGTGCCAGTTGGTGGAGTATCTGAAAGTGTGGTTGCCGGAGATGTTGAGGTACAGGTATTGTTGAATGAAGAAGGAACCTTAAGTGCAAAAATCTTTAATAGGGAAAATCAAATTCAACAGTTTTTGGCAGAACGACAAGGGTACACACAAGGGGTGGGTCTTTCCTATAAGGTTGATTTTAATAGTTTTAAGGAACTGATGCAAAAAATATTTCAAAAACAGCAAAAACAGTCTACTCCACTTGAACAAAAACAGTCCAAGGAAATTATGGGAAAAGATAGCCTCATTAGATTTACTCCAAAGGAAAACACTACAAAAGGAATCCTCAACTAA
- the tsaD gene encoding tRNA (adenosine(37)-N6)-threonylcarbamoyltransferase complex transferase subunit TsaD translates to MAIKKIYILAIESSCDDTSAAVLCNTKVLSNVVATQEIHKKYGGVVPELASRAHQQNIVPVVHQALAEANIDKKQLSAIAFTRGPGLMGSLLVGASFAKSLSLGLSIPLIEVNHMEAHILAHFIDDEGMTAPTFPFLGMTISGGHTQIVRVNNYFDMKVLGETLDDAVGEAFDKSAKLIGLPYPGGPLVDKNAQLGNPRAFDFPKPKVEGLNFSFSGLKTSILYFVQRETKKNPDFVAENITDICASVQFTILEILMDKLKLAVKQTGIEQVAIGGGVAANSGIRARLKDAEETLGWKTYIPKFQYCTDNAAMIGIVGYLKFQEKQFTDQRVGAKARYAIGS, encoded by the coding sequence GTGGCAATTAAAAAAATTTACATTCTTGCAATTGAATCTTCTTGTGATGATACTTCTGCAGCTGTTTTATGCAATACAAAAGTGCTAAGCAATGTGGTGGCAACACAAGAAATACACAAGAAATATGGCGGTGTGGTCCCAGAGTTAGCATCTAGAGCCCATCAACAAAATATAGTTCCGGTGGTACATCAAGCCTTGGCCGAAGCAAATATCGATAAAAAACAACTATCTGCCATAGCTTTTACAAGAGGGCCAGGACTTATGGGTTCTTTATTGGTTGGAGCCTCTTTCGCCAAATCATTATCATTGGGACTCAGTATTCCATTGATTGAAGTAAACCATATGGAAGCTCATATTTTGGCGCATTTCATTGATGATGAAGGTATGACCGCTCCTACCTTTCCTTTTTTGGGTATGACAATAAGTGGTGGACATACACAAATTGTTAGGGTGAACAATTATTTTGACATGAAAGTATTGGGTGAAACCTTAGATGATGCTGTTGGCGAAGCCTTTGATAAAAGTGCAAAATTAATAGGATTGCCCTATCCGGGTGGTCCATTAGTAGACAAAAATGCACAACTTGGGAACCCAAGGGCGTTTGATTTTCCAAAACCCAAAGTAGAAGGACTTAATTTTAGTTTTAGTGGATTAAAAACAAGCATTTTATATTTTGTTCAAAGAGAAACAAAAAAGAACCCTGATTTTGTAGCTGAAAACATTACCGATATCTGTGCTTCAGTACAGTTTACCATATTGGAAATATTAATGGATAAGCTCAAACTGGCCGTTAAGCAAACGGGTATCGAACAGGTAGCCATAGGAGGTGGCGTTGCCGCCAACTCCGGTATACGGGCAAGACTCAAAGACGCTGAAGAAACATTGGGGTGGAAAACATACATTCCAAAATTTCAATATTGTACGGACAATGCCGCAATGATTGGTATAGTTGGCTATTTGAAATTTCAGGAAAAACAATTCACGGATCAACGTGTTGGGGCCAAAGCCAGATATGCAATTGGAAGTTGA
- a CDS encoding TfoX/Sxy family protein produces the protein MPYNEEIAIRIRHAVALFPEEFTEKKMFGGVAFLYKGKMTVGPVKNDLMVRVVGTKMDVVLRQEHVRPMDFTGKAMKEFIFVSPEGFKTEEQLQNWIELGLEHAKSKL, from the coding sequence ATGCCATATAACGAGGAAATAGCAATTAGAATTCGACATGCAGTAGCACTATTTCCAGAAGAATTCACTGAAAAGAAAATGTTTGGAGGAGTCGCTTTTTTGTACAAGGGAAAAATGACTGTGGGTCCAGTTAAGAATGATTTGATGGTTCGCGTGGTAGGTACTAAAATGGATGTTGTTTTAAGGCAAGAACATGTTAGACCAATGGATTTTACAGGTAAAGCTATGAAGGAGTTTATTTTTGTGTCTCCTGAAGGTTTTAAAACTGAAGAACAACTTCAAAACTGGATAGAACTAGGTTTGGAGCATGCAAAAAGTAAACTGTAA